One genomic segment of Mesoterricola silvestris includes these proteins:
- a CDS encoding NADH-quinone oxidoreductase subunit B family protein: protein MLKILASRLRQGHRTNAFPEEVPPMPDRFRGLPELPGEPCPGGCRACVDACPTEAIGEGPRITLDLGRCLFCTACTDACPEHTLRFTDEFRLATRAREDLLAAPGEAYRVAGALEAKALALFGRSLKLRVVSAGGCNGCEVDVNVLGTIGWDLGRFGIQVVASPRHADAVLICGPVTRNMELALAKTLAATPDPKLVIAVGACAISGGPYRDQEEQLCGAVGAGIPVDLFIPGCPPHPLTILDGLLRLLDRVK from the coding sequence ATGCTGAAGATCCTGGCTTCCCGACTGCGGCAAGGGCACCGCACCAACGCCTTCCCGGAGGAGGTCCCGCCCATGCCGGACCGCTTCCGGGGCCTGCCGGAGCTGCCCGGGGAGCCCTGCCCCGGGGGCTGCAGGGCCTGCGTGGACGCGTGCCCCACCGAGGCCATCGGCGAGGGGCCCCGGATCACCCTGGACCTGGGCCGGTGCCTGTTCTGCACGGCCTGCACCGACGCCTGCCCCGAGCACACCCTGCGCTTCACGGACGAGTTCCGCCTGGCCACGCGCGCCCGGGAGGACCTGCTCGCGGCCCCGGGCGAGGCCTACCGGGTGGCCGGGGCCCTGGAAGCCAAGGCCCTGGCCCTCTTCGGGCGCTCCCTCAAGCTGCGGGTGGTGAGCGCGGGCGGCTGCAACGGCTGCGAAGTGGACGTGAACGTGCTGGGCACCATCGGCTGGGACCTGGGCCGCTTCGGCATCCAGGTGGTGGCCAGCCCCCGCCACGCCGACGCGGTGCTCATCTGCGGCCCCGTCACCCGGAACATGGAGCTGGCCCTGGCCAAGACCCTGGCCGCCACCCCCGATCCCAAGCTGGTCATCGCCGTGGGCGCCTGCGCCATCAGCGGCGGCCCCTACCGGGACCAGGAGGAGCAGCTCTGCGGCGCCGTGGGGGCGGGGATCCCCGTGGACCTCTTCATCCCGGGGTGCCCGCCCCACCCCCTGACGATCCTGGACGGGCTGCTCAGGCTCCTGGACCGGGTGAAGTAG
- a CDS encoding hydrogenase large subunit, with amino-acid sequence MTSAPISNGTAIPLSEVPALPFPDFQEFIVEACGDDHRLVALFAGQDLEGFAVLASGAGPVLRVVRTTIPAAGFPSITPRCPEAHLFEREIAEQRGLKIFGHPWFKPVRYHRALGTPRDAWDRTAPIQPGVAPFYRVEGRQVHEVGVGPVHAGVIEPGHFRFQCSGETVFNLEIALGYQHRGIERTLAGGPHRSTLKHMETASGDTTIGHLWAHCLAMEGLLDLEVPLRANLIRAVALELERLANHTGDLGAIAGDVGFLPTMSYCGRLRGDWLNMTAALCGSRLGRDLLKPGGVRFDVDAARVEDLRGRLEATAADTLNAVDLIWHTPSVLARLEGTGRVIPAQAKNIGLVGPAGRACGLDRDVRRAHPFGPFQEAAIPGVNEDMGDVAARARVRAQEIQSSVEFLRWALDVLRALPPGPIEVQAPRALPPDHLALGMTEGWRGEVVHLAVTDGDGRFSRYKIVDPSFHNWTGLALALRGEEISDFPLCNKSFNLSYCGFDL; translated from the coding sequence ATGACCAGCGCGCCCATCTCCAACGGCACCGCCATCCCCCTCTCGGAGGTGCCGGCGCTCCCCTTCCCGGACTTCCAGGAATTCATCGTGGAAGCCTGCGGGGACGACCACCGCCTCGTGGCCCTCTTCGCGGGGCAGGACCTGGAAGGCTTCGCGGTGCTCGCCTCCGGGGCGGGACCGGTGCTCCGGGTGGTGCGCACCACCATCCCCGCCGCCGGATTCCCCTCCATCACGCCCCGGTGCCCCGAGGCCCACCTCTTCGAGCGGGAGATCGCCGAGCAGCGCGGCCTGAAGATCTTCGGCCACCCCTGGTTCAAGCCCGTGCGGTACCACCGCGCCCTGGGCACCCCCCGGGACGCCTGGGACCGCACCGCCCCCATCCAGCCCGGCGTGGCCCCCTTCTACCGGGTCGAAGGCCGCCAGGTGCACGAGGTGGGCGTGGGCCCGGTGCACGCCGGGGTCATCGAGCCCGGCCACTTCCGGTTCCAGTGCAGCGGCGAGACGGTCTTCAACCTGGAGATCGCCCTGGGCTACCAGCACCGCGGCATCGAGCGGACCCTGGCCGGGGGGCCCCACCGGTCCACCCTCAAGCACATGGAGACCGCCTCGGGCGACACCACCATCGGCCACCTGTGGGCCCACTGCCTGGCCATGGAGGGCCTGCTGGACCTGGAGGTGCCCCTGCGGGCCAACCTCATCCGGGCCGTGGCCCTGGAACTGGAGCGCCTGGCCAACCACACCGGGGACCTGGGCGCCATCGCCGGGGACGTGGGCTTCCTGCCCACCATGTCCTACTGCGGGCGCCTGCGGGGGGACTGGCTCAACATGACCGCCGCGCTCTGCGGGAGCCGGCTGGGGAGGGACCTGCTCAAGCCCGGCGGGGTCCGCTTCGACGTGGACGCGGCCCGGGTGGAGGATCTGCGCGGGCGCCTGGAGGCCACGGCGGCCGACACCCTCAACGCCGTGGACCTCATCTGGCACACCCCCTCGGTGCTGGCGCGACTCGAGGGCACCGGCCGGGTCATCCCCGCCCAGGCCAAGAACATCGGCCTGGTGGGCCCCGCGGGCCGGGCCTGCGGCCTGGACCGGGACGTGCGCCGGGCCCACCCCTTCGGCCCCTTCCAGGAGGCCGCCATCCCGGGCGTGAACGAGGACATGGGCGACGTGGCCGCCCGGGCCCGGGTGCGCGCCCAGGAGATCCAGTCCAGCGTGGAGTTCCTGCGCTGGGCCCTGGACGTGCTCCGGGCCCTGCCCCCCGGCCCCATCGAGGTCCAGGCCCCCCGGGCCCTGCCCCCGGACCACCTGGCCCTGGGCATGACCGAGGGCTGGCGCGGGGAAGTGGTCCACCTGGCCGTGACGGACGGGGACGGGCGCTTCTCCCGCTACAAGATCGTCGACCCCTCCTTCCACAACTGGACCGGGCTCGCGCTGGCCCTGCGGGGGGAGGAGATCTCCGACTTCCCCCTGTGCAACAAGAGCTTCAACCTCTCCTACTGCGGGTTCGACCTCTGA
- a CDS encoding proton-conducting transporter transmembrane domain-containing protein codes for MILALTLMPLAAAAIVWFMKPGLHRARVLPVAGVLHLALVLLALTRSFQPQPDAWLRLDPLGGWMLLVVSTIFTLCSLYAPAYLALRMERNFGVFGVSMLGFLGMASLVATSRHPGVLWVGMETTALATTPLLYYNKNKRSLEATWKYLLICSVGMALALLGTFFVAYAAQQGGLGEPIYIDRLVANARAMPVPWLKAGFVLLLVGYGTKMGLAPMHTWKPDAYGETPGIVGTILAGGVTTMAFLSLLRFFSIMAAAGLAGFCRELLVAMGLVSMAWAFVFMIRQGDLRRLLAYSSVEHMGILAFGVGIGGKATLFALFHVAANALVKSVLFLGSGNIVRSFSSKSLADVSGAMRRLPVSGWCFLLGFLAIVGSPPFAPFTSIFGIASTALGGGHLLAGSLFLALLAAIFTAMGSVILPVLQGNPNPPSVRTHYEDTFGLTFPLVLALALALILGTWLPGPLHSLLTKAALLVEGQA; via the coding sequence GTGATCCTCGCCCTCACCCTCATGCCCCTCGCCGCCGCGGCCATCGTGTGGTTCATGAAGCCCGGCCTCCACCGGGCCCGGGTGCTGCCCGTGGCCGGGGTGCTGCACCTGGCCCTGGTGCTGCTGGCCCTCACCCGCTCCTTCCAGCCCCAGCCCGACGCCTGGCTCCGCCTGGACCCCCTGGGGGGGTGGATGCTCCTGGTGGTGTCCACCATCTTCACTCTTTGTTCCCTGTACGCCCCGGCCTACCTCGCCCTGCGCATGGAGCGCAACTTCGGGGTGTTCGGGGTGTCCATGCTGGGCTTCCTGGGCATGGCCTCCCTTGTGGCCACCTCCCGCCACCCCGGCGTGCTGTGGGTGGGCATGGAGACCACGGCCCTGGCCACCACCCCCCTCCTCTACTACAACAAGAACAAGCGCAGCCTCGAAGCCACCTGGAAGTACCTCCTGATCTGCTCCGTGGGCATGGCCCTGGCGCTCCTGGGGACCTTCTTCGTGGCGTACGCGGCCCAGCAGGGCGGCCTGGGCGAGCCCATCTACATCGACCGGCTCGTGGCCAACGCCCGGGCCATGCCCGTACCCTGGCTCAAGGCCGGCTTCGTGCTGCTCCTGGTGGGCTACGGCACCAAGATGGGCTTGGCCCCCATGCACACCTGGAAGCCCGACGCCTACGGCGAGACCCCGGGCATCGTGGGCACCATCCTCGCGGGGGGGGTGACCACCATGGCCTTCCTTTCCCTGCTGAGGTTCTTCTCCATCATGGCCGCCGCGGGCCTGGCGGGCTTCTGCCGGGAGCTGCTGGTGGCCATGGGGCTCGTGTCCATGGCCTGGGCCTTCGTCTTCATGATCCGCCAGGGGGACCTGCGCCGGCTCCTGGCCTACTCCAGCGTGGAGCACATGGGCATCCTGGCCTTCGGGGTGGGCATCGGGGGCAAGGCCACCCTCTTCGCCCTCTTCCACGTGGCGGCCAACGCCCTGGTGAAGAGCGTGCTCTTCCTGGGCTCGGGCAACATCGTGCGCAGCTTCTCCAGCAAGAGCCTGGCCGACGTGAGCGGCGCCATGCGGCGCCTGCCGGTGTCGGGCTGGTGCTTCCTGCTGGGCTTCCTGGCCATCGTGGGCTCGCCCCCCTTCGCCCCCTTCACCAGCATCTTCGGCATCGCGTCCACCGCCCTGGGCGGGGGCCACCTCCTGGCAGGCTCGCTCTTCCTGGCGCTCCTGGCCGCCATCTTCACGGCCATGGGCTCCGTGATCCTGCCCGTGCTGCAGGGCAATCCCAATCCCCCCAGCGTGCGCACCCACTACGAGGACACCTTCGGCCTCACCTTCCCCCTGGTGCTGGCGCTCGCCCTGGCCCTGATCCTGGGCACCTGGCTCCCGGGCCCCCTCCATTCCCTGCTGACGAAGGCGGCGCTCCTGGTGGAGGGACAGGCATGA
- a CDS encoding respiratory chain complex I subunit 1 family protein produces MIRNLVQPALVLLAQMALTLALAPLLPGIVNKVKALFAGRVGPPVFQLYFDLAKLLRKGAVFSRTTTGVFLAGPAAAVAVPFTAALLIPMGAATAPVSFAGDAVVLAYLFGVARFFVVLSALDTGSAFEGMGAAREVTFAVLAEPALFMGLATLARLAGSPSLAPMLTAAGQGWRAAGGPLALVLTAWVIVFLVENCRIPFDDPNTHLELTMIHEAMVLDHSGPPLAAVLYGASLKLWVLGALVVKLCLPLRGTWWIDWPAFLGGMVLLAAGVGVLESIMARLRMRRVSQALIAAVVSGTFGFLLLLLA; encoded by the coding sequence ATGATCCGGAACCTGGTGCAACCCGCCCTCGTGCTCCTGGCCCAGATGGCCTTGACCCTGGCCCTGGCCCCGCTGCTGCCGGGGATCGTGAACAAGGTGAAGGCCCTCTTCGCCGGCCGGGTGGGACCCCCCGTCTTCCAGCTCTACTTCGACCTCGCCAAGCTCCTGCGCAAGGGCGCCGTGTTCAGCCGCACCACCACCGGGGTCTTCCTGGCGGGGCCGGCGGCGGCGGTGGCGGTGCCCTTCACCGCCGCGCTCCTCATCCCCATGGGGGCGGCCACGGCCCCGGTCTCCTTCGCGGGCGACGCGGTGGTGCTGGCCTACCTCTTCGGTGTGGCGCGCTTCTTCGTGGTGCTCTCGGCCCTGGACACGGGGTCGGCCTTCGAGGGCATGGGCGCGGCGCGCGAAGTGACCTTCGCGGTGCTGGCCGAGCCGGCCCTCTTCATGGGCCTGGCCACCCTGGCGCGCCTGGCGGGCTCGCCCTCCCTGGCCCCCATGCTCACGGCCGCGGGCCAGGGCTGGAGGGCGGCGGGGGGTCCCCTGGCCCTGGTGCTCACGGCCTGGGTGATCGTGTTCCTCGTGGAGAACTGCCGCATCCCCTTCGACGACCCCAACACCCACCTGGAACTCACCATGATCCACGAGGCGATGGTGCTGGACCACTCCGGGCCGCCCCTGGCCGCGGTGCTCTACGGCGCCAGCCTCAAGCTCTGGGTCCTGGGCGCCCTGGTGGTCAAGCTCTGCCTGCCCCTGCGGGGAACCTGGTGGATCGATTGGCCCGCCTTCCTGGGGGGCATGGTCCTCCTGGCCGCGGGGGTGGGCGTGCTGGAATCCATCATGGCCCGGCTGCGCATGCGCCGCGTCTCCCAGGCCCTCATCGCCGCGGTGGTGTCGGGCACCTTCGGCTTCCTTCTCCTCCTCCTGGCCTGA
- a CDS encoding proton-conducting transporter transmembrane domain-containing protein, whose product MLQSLYFSALLLSALSGVPGLVRPARGGRMASWMLVGSALCALGLAGSVLYGGLTWQAELRWALPGAHFLFRGDPIGTFILVPATLVPAILSFYAEGYWSDGAHADTAPALRLFFGASVACMVLLCAAANAVLFLFGWEIMAILAFLMVTTSDQDAAVREAGWIYLVASHTGALMLFAGFALLALGTGTGFDLGPLRPGFASTPAGTAAFLLLLGGFLLKAGVGPLHVWLPGAHAAAPSHVSALLSGLMLKMGILGVLRIIALTPDPPLWWAGLLTGLGAASGIMSMAFALGQKDLKRLLAYSSIENVSVIALGLGLALAGKTLALPALVMLGGAGALFHLLNHALLKPLLFMGAGSVMHATGTRDLERLGGLAHPMPRTAFLFLAGAFGICALPPFNGFAGEWLMYLGAFRGTQPNGWVWSVVTLASLAVIGALTVACFTRAYGIVFLGEPRRDLAHPAHESPRSMTATMAVLAGICLFIGLVPAVLAPALQAATRELGPGLPALGSLANLKALSLMALIGLPMGLAVWQAIRRAPSTRTGTWDCGYALPTARIQYTASSFSRMLTDGFRWLLLPIERIPRIQGLFPRESRFQSQAPDTLLDRGLNPAASFVASALSWLRFLQAGHLPIYLLYVVLTLVALFAWTLQ is encoded by the coding sequence GTGCTTCAGAGTCTCTATTTCAGCGCGCTTCTCCTTTCGGCCCTCTCGGGGGTGCCGGGACTCGTCCGGCCCGCGCGGGGCGGACGAATGGCCTCCTGGATGCTTGTGGGCAGCGCCCTGTGTGCCCTGGGGCTCGCCGGGAGCGTCCTGTATGGGGGGCTGACCTGGCAGGCCGAACTGCGATGGGCCCTCCCGGGGGCCCATTTCCTTTTCCGGGGGGATCCCATCGGGACCTTCATCCTGGTGCCGGCCACCCTGGTGCCCGCCATCCTCTCCTTCTACGCCGAGGGCTACTGGAGCGACGGCGCCCACGCGGACACGGCCCCGGCCCTGCGGCTCTTCTTCGGGGCATCGGTGGCCTGCATGGTGCTCCTCTGCGCCGCGGCCAACGCCGTACTCTTCCTCTTCGGCTGGGAGATCATGGCGATCCTGGCCTTCCTCATGGTCACCACCAGCGACCAGGACGCCGCGGTGCGGGAGGCCGGGTGGATCTACCTGGTGGCCTCCCACACCGGCGCGCTCATGCTCTTCGCGGGCTTCGCCCTGCTGGCCCTGGGCACGGGCACGGGCTTTGACCTGGGCCCCCTGCGCCCGGGCTTCGCATCCACCCCCGCGGGCACCGCGGCCTTCCTCCTGCTGCTGGGGGGCTTCCTTCTGAAAGCCGGGGTGGGCCCGCTCCACGTGTGGCTCCCGGGGGCCCACGCGGCGGCCCCCAGCCACGTCAGCGCCCTGCTTTCCGGCCTCATGCTCAAGATGGGGATCCTCGGCGTCCTGCGGATCATCGCCTTGACCCCGGATCCGCCCCTGTGGTGGGCGGGGCTCCTCACGGGCCTGGGCGCGGCCTCGGGGATCATGTCCATGGCCTTCGCCCTGGGGCAGAAGGACCTCAAGCGCCTCCTGGCCTACAGCTCCATCGAGAACGTCTCCGTCATCGCCCTGGGCCTGGGGCTGGCCCTGGCCGGCAAGACCCTGGCGTTGCCCGCGCTGGTGATGCTGGGCGGGGCCGGCGCCCTCTTCCACCTGCTCAACCACGCCCTCCTCAAGCCCCTGCTCTTCATGGGAGCGGGGTCGGTGATGCACGCCACGGGCACCCGCGACCTGGAGCGCCTGGGGGGGCTGGCCCACCCCATGCCCCGCACGGCCTTCCTGTTCCTGGCGGGGGCCTTCGGCATCTGCGCGCTGCCGCCCTTCAACGGGTTCGCCGGCGAGTGGCTCATGTACCTGGGGGCCTTCCGGGGGACCCAGCCCAACGGCTGGGTGTGGTCCGTGGTGACCCTGGCCTCCCTGGCGGTCATCGGGGCCCTCACCGTGGCCTGCTTCACCCGGGCCTACGGCATCGTCTTCCTGGGCGAGCCCCGCCGGGACCTGGCCCACCCGGCCCACGAATCCCCGCGCAGCATGACCGCGACCATGGCCGTCCTGGCCGGCATCTGCCTCTTCATCGGACTGGTCCCCGCCGTCCTGGCCCCGGCCCTGCAGGCCGCCACCCGGGAGCTGGGCCCGGGCCTGCCCGCCCTGGGGAGCCTGGCCAATCTGAAGGCCCTGTCCCTCATGGCCCTCATCGGCCTCCCCATGGGCCTCGCCGTGTGGCAGGCCATCCGCAGGGCGCCCTCCACCCGCACCGGCACCTGGGACTGCGGGTACGCCCTGCCCACGGCCCGCATCCAGTACACCGCCTCCAGCTTCTCCCGGATGCTCACGGACGGGTTCCGGTGGCTGCTCCTGCCCATCGAACGGATCCCCCGCATCCAGGGGCTCTTCCCCCGGGAGAGCCGCTTCCAGTCCCAGGCCCCCGACACCCTCCTGGACCGCGGCCTCAACCCCGCCGCCTCCTTCGTGGCCTCGGCGCTGAGCTGGCTGCGCTTCCTGCAGGCGGGACACCTGCCCATCTACCTCCTCTACGTGGTGCTCACCCTCGTGGCCCTCTTCGCCTGGACCCTGCAATGA
- a CDS encoding YoaK family protein: MSPHRPPAHTRRHHRYLRVARKRTVRALQGHLNLETVPHGIGKAIGTTLDLLPLDANLLTKQGPERTQALNRQLAWSMAFIAGAINAGGFLAVKSYTSHVSGTFSKFADELARGRMRLAYAALQILVCFTLGAFTAGTLINLGRRLKFRAHYALSLMIEAGLMLLFGLMGATLSHRQEFFLPMTVILLSFMMGMHNSVVTSISNAEVRTTHMTGNLTDFGIELSRLVYPNVFHRRGSDPIRANRNRLKLHGLILLSFAGGGVAGAVGFRHVGYKVTVFLATFLFVLAVRPVVHELRVRLRMMGGLPDYDDARALARDLFIRGR, from the coding sequence ATGAGCCCGCATCGCCCCCCCGCCCATACGCGGCGGCACCACCGGTACCTGCGCGTGGCCCGGAAGCGCACCGTCAGGGCGCTCCAGGGCCACCTGAACCTGGAGACGGTGCCCCACGGCATCGGCAAGGCCATCGGGACGACCCTGGACCTGCTCCCCCTGGACGCCAACCTCCTCACCAAGCAGGGCCCGGAGCGGACCCAGGCCCTGAACCGCCAGCTGGCCTGGTCCATGGCCTTCATCGCCGGCGCCATCAACGCCGGCGGCTTCCTGGCCGTGAAGAGCTACACCTCCCACGTGTCGGGTACCTTCTCCAAGTTCGCCGACGAGCTGGCCCGGGGCCGCATGCGCCTGGCCTACGCCGCGCTCCAGATCCTGGTGTGCTTCACCCTGGGGGCCTTCACGGCGGGAACCCTCATCAACCTGGGCCGGCGCCTGAAATTCCGGGCCCACTACGCCCTGAGCCTGATGATCGAGGCCGGGCTCATGCTGCTCTTCGGGCTCATGGGCGCCACCCTGAGCCACCGGCAGGAATTCTTCCTGCCCATGACCGTCATCCTCCTCTCCTTCATGATGGGCATGCACAATTCCGTGGTCACCTCCATCTCCAACGCCGAGGTGCGCACCACCCACATGACCGGCAACCTCACCGATTTCGGCATCGAGCTGAGCCGCCTCGTGTACCCCAACGTCTTCCACCGCCGCGGCAGCGACCCCATCCGCGCCAACCGCAACCGCCTCAAGCTCCACGGGCTGATCCTGCTGTCCTTCGCGGGGGGCGGGGTGGCGGGGGCGGTGGGATTCCGGCACGTGGGGTACAAGGTCACCGTGTTCCTGGCGACCTTCCTGTTCGTCCTGGCGGTGAGGCCGGTGGTCCACGAACTGCGGGTGCGATTGCGGATGATGGGGGGCCTGCCGGACTACGACGACGCCCGGGCCCTGGCGCGGGACCTGTTCATCCGGGGGCGGTAG
- a CDS encoding transglutaminase-like domain-containing protein, protein MNARCLLLALLAATLAAQTVRGLPDWAGPHALREPTVPPAGDPDAWVLLDRTEFAYRGDGEIRKRNFRLVRILTERGLGEGGYAVHGLGGASSRIKRLKGWNLRPDGESVKLDRDYVITVAKGNSANYSTDTTTSAYLPRVVKGSLVAFESEEVITHPLGPLDGTSILEVHPIRRWELAMVKSVGWFTATASDGVRLRVDARHFAPLFAPPDPGATSLALDDVPALAKHESGTPDARNCLPWLALSFSDPTVPNAPDLASWDAYAMWIHGTYEPRTRPARPVDLAGATGLEALRTIRRWMQRELTYKQVYLTPDRGWVPETPEDVRRARFGDCKDLAGLFMAAARDAGFEAVPVLARIGDGTLEADDPVGPFGFNHAIAAIRLQAASGLPAEIATPQGRYLLVDLTEQFTPLGWLGEAHRGRRVLICTGKGATWAAVPDAAIVPSRVDVNLEATETANGGLKGTLSVTETGAGAGLRHLALTGGAREVRERCATLLDFPAGATWDLSPLPDPKDGRDTFRIQVAFELPHALEAAGGEWLLPRLGLPPSPQSIQRLGQPRRLPVSLAGGPAWDWRATLHLREPRLPAMPTGSLETPMRSLRFSAERKAGTLDLHLLQTRREVNYPYERREEGVQAQRSDWKGFRTFVDEALTVTAPRMP, encoded by the coding sequence ATGAACGCACGCTGCCTTCTTCTCGCGCTTCTCGCCGCCACCCTGGCGGCCCAGACCGTGCGGGGCCTGCCCGACTGGGCCGGGCCCCATGCCCTCCGGGAGCCCACGGTCCCGCCCGCGGGGGACCCGGACGCCTGGGTGCTCCTGGACCGCACCGAGTTCGCCTACCGGGGCGACGGGGAGATCCGCAAGCGGAACTTCCGCCTCGTCCGCATCCTCACGGAGCGGGGGCTGGGCGAGGGCGGCTACGCCGTCCACGGCCTGGGCGGCGCCTCCAGCCGCATCAAGCGCCTCAAGGGGTGGAACCTCCGCCCCGACGGGGAGTCCGTGAAACTCGACCGGGACTACGTCATCACCGTGGCCAAGGGCAACTCGGCGAACTACTCCACGGACACCACCACCTCCGCCTACCTGCCCCGGGTCGTCAAGGGCAGCCTCGTGGCCTTCGAATCCGAGGAGGTCATCACCCATCCCCTGGGCCCCCTGGACGGGACCTCGATCCTGGAGGTCCATCCCATCCGGCGCTGGGAGCTGGCCATGGTCAAGTCCGTGGGATGGTTCACCGCCACCGCCTCCGACGGTGTCCGTCTGCGCGTGGACGCGCGTCATTTCGCGCCCCTCTTCGCCCCGCCCGACCCCGGGGCCACTTCCCTGGCCCTGGACGACGTGCCCGCCCTGGCCAAGCATGAGTCCGGCACCCCCGACGCCCGGAACTGCCTGCCCTGGTTGGCCCTTTCCTTTTCCGATCCCACCGTGCCCAACGCCCCCGACCTGGCCAGCTGGGACGCCTACGCGATGTGGATCCACGGCACGTACGAGCCCCGCACGAGGCCCGCCAGGCCCGTGGACCTCGCCGGGGCCACCGGCCTGGAGGCGCTCCGGACCATCCGCCGCTGGATGCAGCGGGAGCTGACCTACAAGCAGGTGTACCTGACCCCCGACCGGGGCTGGGTCCCGGAGACGCCCGAGGATGTCCGCCGGGCGCGGTTCGGGGATTGCAAGGACCTGGCCGGGCTGTTCATGGCCGCCGCCCGGGACGCGGGTTTCGAGGCCGTCCCTGTGCTGGCGCGCATCGGCGACGGGACCCTCGAGGCGGACGATCCTGTGGGCCCCTTCGGCTTCAATCACGCCATCGCCGCCATCCGCCTGCAGGCGGCGTCGGGCCTGCCCGCGGAAATCGCCACGCCCCAGGGGCGCTACCTGCTGGTGGACCTCACGGAGCAGTTCACGCCCCTGGGATGGCTGGGCGAGGCCCACCGGGGCCGGAGGGTGCTCATCTGCACCGGCAAGGGCGCCACCTGGGCCGCGGTGCCCGATGCGGCCATCGTGCCGTCCCGGGTGGACGTGAACCTGGAAGCCACGGAGACCGCCAACGGCGGCCTCAAGGGCACCCTTTCGGTCACCGAGACCGGCGCGGGCGCGGGCCTCCGCCATCTTGCCCTGACCGGCGGCGCCCGGGAGGTGCGGGAACGCTGCGCCACCCTGCTGGACTTCCCCGCGGGCGCCACCTGGGACCTGTCCCCCCTCCCGGACCCCAAGGACGGCCGGGACACCTTCCGGATCCAGGTCGCCTTCGAGCTCCCCCACGCCCTGGAGGCCGCGGGCGGCGAATGGCTCCTCCCGCGCCTGGGCCTCCCGCCCAGCCCGCAATCCATCCAGCGCCTGGGCCAGCCCCGGCGCCTTCCGGTGTCCCTGGCCGGGGGCCCCGCCTGGGACTGGCGCGCCACCCTCCACCTGCGGGAACCCCGTCTCCCCGCCATGCCCACGGGAAGCCTCGAGACGCCCATGCGTTCCCTGCGCTTTTCCGCGGAGCGCAAGGCCGGAACCCTGGACCTCCACCTTCTCCAGACCCGCCGCGAGGTGAACTACCCCTACGAGCGCCGCGAGGAGGGCGTCCAGGCCCAGCGAAGCGACTGGAAGGGGTTCCGGACCTTCGTGGACGAGGCCCTCACGGTGACCGCGCCCCGGATGCCGTGA
- the asd gene encoding aspartate-semialdehyde dehydrogenase, which translates to MNRIPVTVLGATGVVGQRFVRRLRNHPMFEVVGIAASDRSAGKRYRDACEWRLDGEPYAGLGDQVLAPSDPAEAFSPIVFSALDNAPAKEIEPAFARAGAHVFSNAASFRMDPDVPLLVPEVNPGHLALLETQRRRRDWKGSILTNPNCTTTVLVMALAPLHEAFGVETVIMTSMQAVSGAGYPGVPSLDIMGNILPHIGGEEGKVEVETGRLLGKVVDGLAVSDPMAVSALCYRAPVMDGHTESVSVRLKGNPTPDQVREVLAAWKPLPQRLGLPSAPEVPIRLHTAENRPQVRRDVELDGGMSVHVGRIRPCNVLGIKFALLGHNTERGAAGGSVLNAELAVSQGLVS; encoded by the coding sequence ATGAACCGCATCCCCGTCACCGTCCTGGGCGCCACCGGCGTCGTGGGCCAGCGCTTCGTGCGCCGGCTCCGGAACCACCCCATGTTCGAAGTGGTCGGCATCGCCGCCAGCGACCGCAGCGCCGGCAAGCGCTACCGGGACGCCTGCGAATGGCGCCTGGATGGGGAGCCCTACGCGGGCCTGGGGGACCAGGTGCTCGCGCCTTCGGACCCGGCGGAGGCCTTCTCCCCCATCGTCTTCAGCGCCCTGGACAACGCCCCCGCCAAGGAGATCGAGCCCGCCTTCGCCCGGGCCGGGGCCCACGTCTTCAGCAACGCCGCGTCCTTCCGCATGGATCCCGACGTGCCGCTCCTGGTGCCCGAAGTGAACCCCGGCCACCTGGCCCTGCTGGAGACCCAGCGCCGGCGCCGGGACTGGAAGGGCAGCATCCTCACCAATCCCAACTGCACCACCACGGTCCTGGTGATGGCCCTGGCCCCCCTGCACGAGGCCTTCGGGGTGGAGACGGTGATCATGACCTCCATGCAGGCCGTGAGCGGCGCCGGCTATCCCGGCGTGCCCAGCCTGGACATCATGGGCAACATCCTCCCCCACATCGGCGGCGAGGAGGGCAAGGTGGAGGTGGAGACCGGGCGCCTCCTGGGCAAGGTCGTGGACGGCCTGGCGGTGTCCGATCCCATGGCGGTCTCGGCCCTGTGCTACCGCGCCCCCGTCATGGACGGCCACACCGAGAGCGTCAGCGTCCGCCTCAAGGGCAACCCCACCCCCGACCAGGTGCGCGAGGTCCTGGCGGCCTGGAAGCCGCTGCCCCAGCGCCTGGGCCTGCCCAGCGCCCCCGAGGTCCCCATCCGCCTCCACACCGCCGAGAACCGCCCCCAGGTGCGCCGGGACGTGGAGCTGGACGGCGGCATGAGCGTCCACGTGGGCCGCATCCGCCCGTGCAACGTCCTGGGCATCAAGTTCGCGCTCCTGGGCCACAACACGGAGCGGGGCGCGGCGGGGGGATCCGTGCTCAACGCGGAGCTGGCGGTGTCGCAGGGGCTCGTTTCCTAG